From Methylomonas sp. EFPC3, a single genomic window includes:
- the rplK gene encoding 50S ribosomal protein L11, with amino-acid sequence MAKKIDSYIKLQVKAGEANPSPPVGPALGQRGVNIMEFCKAFNARTQDVEKGLPLPVVITVYSDKSFTFVTKTPPASILLKKAVGIKSGSSKPNSNKVGTVTRAQLEEIAKTKMEDLNAADMEAAIRIIAGSARSMGLNVEGV; translated from the coding sequence ATGGCAAAAAAAATTGATTCCTATATCAAATTACAGGTAAAGGCTGGTGAGGCTAATCCGAGTCCGCCAGTCGGTCCAGCGTTGGGTCAACGTGGCGTCAATATTATGGAGTTCTGTAAGGCGTTCAATGCCAGGACCCAGGATGTGGAAAAGGGCTTGCCTTTACCTGTGGTAATCACTGTTTACAGTGATAAAAGTTTTACTTTCGTTACTAAAACCCCACCAGCCTCCATATTGCTGAAAAAAGCAGTTGGCATTAAAAGTGGAAGCAGCAAGCCAAATTCCAATAAAGTTGGCACTGTCACCAGAGCGCAATTGGAAGAAATAGCGAAAACCAAGATGGAAGACTTGAATGCAGCTGATATGGAAGCCGCGATCAGAATTATCGCGGGAAGCGCTCGTAGCATGGGCTTGAACGTGGAGGGCGTGTAA